A region from the Triticum urartu cultivar G1812 chromosome 1, Tu2.1, whole genome shotgun sequence genome encodes:
- the LOC125513776 gene encoding protein ROLLING AND ERECT LEAF 2-like: protein MGCAASKVEQEDTVRRCKERRRNIKDAVAARQLLASAHADYLRSLRVTAAALSRFAQGHSSLTVSHHTAPVLLTTAAPPALHAPAPAAASSVASSSLPPPTPLPRHQPPPPPPQQQPQPQPQAAAAALRVDMDPRMRRLKVPHILSDSSVASSFRKPPVVGTPSSSSAWDWENFYPPSPPDSEFFDRRKTDLEEANRLRELDDEAKARGYPQRRHDRLKEDDEVDDGHGEDEEETEREDMHCGGWEDEEDHYASTTTSETRSEEGEVGNRSECGFAARSEYGGTAPSEYAAVPMQLRRAERSEVGDSFSTVTAATEMRMVVRHRTLSEIVAAIEEYFVKAADAGDNVSELLEASRAQLDRNFQQLKKTVYHSNSVLSALASTWTSKPPLAVRYKLDTNSLEMGSMEGKSHGSTLERLLAWEKKLYEEVKARESVKIEHEKKLSTLQSLEYRGRDSAKLDKTKASINKLQSLIVVASQAATTTSSAIVSVRDNELAPQLVELCFALLSMWRSMNYFHETQNEIVQQVRGLVDNSMAESTSDLHRLATRDLEAAVSAWHSNFNRLIKYQREYIRSLYGWLKLTLFQVDSITPQEAHASLISRELTTFCDEWKQALDRLPDAVASEAIKSFVNVIHVIYTKQAEEMKIKKRTETYSKELEKKTNSLRAIEKKYYQSYSLVGLGLPGSGRDGIEGHTFDARDPLSEKKTEIAQCRRKVEDEITRHAKAVEVTRSMTLNNIQTGLPGMFQAIAGFSGTVVEALDVVCRRAGSVR from the exons ATGGGGTGCGCGGCATCCAAGGTGGAGCAGGAGGACACGGTGCGGCGCTGCAAGGAGCGCCGGCGCAACATCAAGGACGCCGTCGCCGCGCGCCAGCTGCTCGCCTCCGCGCACGCCGACTACCTCCGCTCCCTCCGCGTCACGGCCGCCGCGCTCTCCCGCTTCGCGCAGGGCCACTCCTCGCTCACCGTCTCCCACCACACCGCGCCCGTCCTCCTCAccaccgccgcgccgcccgccctgcacgcgcccgcgcccgccgccgcgtCCTCCGTCGCCTCCTCCTCGCTGCCGCCCCCCACGCCGCTCCCTCGccaccagccgccgccgccgccgccccagcagCAGCCGCAGCCGCAGCCTCAGGCCGCCGCTGCTGCGCTCAGGGTCGACATGGATCCGAGGATGCGGCGGCTCAAGGTGCCGCACATCCTGTCGGACTCGAGCGTCGCGTCCTCGTTCCGGAAGCCGCCGGTGGTGGGGACGCCCTCCTCCTCGTCGGCCTGGGACTGGGAGAACTTCtacccgccgtcgccgcccgacTCCGAGTTCTTCGACCGCCGCAAGACCGATCTCGAGGAGGCAAACCGCCTCCGCGAGCTCGACGACGAGGCCAAGGCCCGGGGCTACCCCCAGCGCCGCCACGACCGCCTCAAAGAAGACGACGAGGTCGACGACGGCCATGGggaagacgaggaggagacgGAGAGGGAGGATATGCATTGCGGCGGATGGGAGGACGAGGAGGACCACTACGCGTCGACGACCACGTCGGAGACCAGATCGGAGGAAGGCGAGGTGGGGAATAGATCCGAGTGCGGGTTCGCGGCCAGATCGGAGTACGGCGGGACGGCGCCGTCCGAGTACGCCGCCGTGCCAATGCAGCTGCGGAGGGCCGAGAGGTCAGAGGTCGGGGACTCCTTCTCCACGGTCACGGCGGCGACCGAGATGCGGATGGTGGTGCGCCACCGCACGCTCTCAGAGATCGTCGCGGCCATCGAGGAGTACTTCGTCAAGGCGGCCGACGCCGGCGACAACGTGTCGGAGCTCCTGGAGGCCAGCCGCGCACAGCTCGACCGCAACTTCCAGCAACTCAAAA AGACGGTGTACCACTCCAACAGCGTGCTGTCAGCACTGGCGTCGACATGGACTTCAAAGCCGCCATTGGCTGTGCGCTACAAGCTGGACACCAATTCACTGGAGATGGGGTCAATGGAAGGGAAGAGCCATGGGTCAACACTGGAGCGGCTCTTGGCCTGGGAAAAGAAGCTATATGAGGAGGTCAAG GCTAGGGAGAGCGTTAAGATTGAGCATGAGAAGAAGCTTTCTACCCTGCAAAGCTTGGAATACAGAGGGAGGGACAGTGCCAAGCTGGACAAGACCAAGGCCTCCATAAACAAGCTGCAATCACTGATCGTTGTCGCGTCACAAGCTGCCACTACCACATCCTCGGCCATCGTCAGCGTCCGCGACAATGAGCTCGCGCCACAGCTTGTCGAGCTTTGTTTCGC GTTGCTGAGCATGTGGAGGTCCATGAACTACTTCCACGAGACACAGAATGAGATCGTTCAACAGGTGCGCGGTCTGGTGGACAACTCCATGGCCGAGTCGACGTCCGACCTTCACAGGCTCGCGACGCGTGATCTCGAGGCCGCCGTCTCGGCATGGCACTCGAACTTCAACCGGCTCATCAAGTATCAGCGTGAATACATCCGTTCTCTGTATGGCTGGCTGAAGCTGACACTCTTCCAAGTGGACAGCATTACCCCGCAGGAGGCCCACGCGTCACTCATCTCACGCGAGCTCACCACCTTCTGCGACGAGTGGAAGCAGGCACTGGACCGGCTTCCGGACGCGGTGGCTTCGGAGGCCATCAAGAGCTTCGTGAACGTCATCCATGTCATCTACACCAAGCAGGCAGAGGAGATGAAGATCAAGAAGCGGACCGAGACGTACTCGAAGGAGCTGGAGAAGAAGACCAACTCGCTGAGGGCCATTGAGAAGAAGTACTACCAGTCGTACTCGTTGGTAGGCCTCGGCCTCCCTGGCAGCGGGCGCGACGGCATCGAAGGCCACACGTTCGACGCCCGCGACCCTCTCTCCGAGAAGAAGACCGAGATCGCCCAGTGCCGCCGGAAGGTGGAGGATGAGATAACGAGGCATGCCAAGGCTGTGGAGGTGACGAGGTCCATGACGCTCAACAACATCCAGACTGGCCTTCCAGGGATGTTCCAGGCCATAGCCGGCTTCTCGGGCACGGTCGTCGAGGCCCTCGACGTGGTCTGCCGGCGAGCCGGGTCGGTGCGGTAG